GCGCCACTTGATCCAGGCGGGATGGGCCTGCATGCGATCCATATAGGCAAGACTAACCGGATCAGAGGTCAGTTGATAGGCTGAAAAACGGTTGACCACAGGTGCATACATGGCATCCGCAGCGCTGAAGGCACCAAACAGGAAAGGACCGCCGGAACGGGCCAATTGCTCGCGCCAGATGGTTTCGATGCGGGAGACATCCGCCATCACGGCTGCCTGTGTCTCAGGGCTGAAGGCAAGCGCCTGTGGCGGGCGACGGAAATTCATCGGGCAGGCATTGCGCAAGGCCCGGAAGCCAGCCAGCATTTCGAGCGAAATTGCTCGAGCAACAGCCCGGTCCGACTGCGCCGATGGCCAGATACCGCCATTGGGGAAAAGCTCGGCGGCATATTCAATAATGGCCAGCGATTCCCAGACCTTCACATCCCCATGCACGAGGACTGGCACCTGGCCGGTCGGCGATATGGCCTTGATGCCGGGATTGCCGGCTGGAAAGTCGAAGCGGATCAGCACCTCTTTGAAGTCGATCCCGGCTGCGGTTAGAGCGATCCAGGGCCGGAATGACCATGAGGAATAATTCTTATTGGCAATATAAAGGGTTAGGTTCGTCATCGGTTTTGTCTCCTGAAATGTCCACAATCATAACAGGCGCATACGGCTCAAAGCCAATGCCAAGTTTTGACATCACTTATCAATGCAGCTGATATATGGATCGGCACCCCGGGCGCGGCGTTCCACCATGGCAGCAAGCCGCCGTAGACCGGGGCCAGGCTTGCCAGCATTGCGGTCGATGGGATTGGGCA
The nucleotide sequence above comes from Agrobacterium vitis. Encoded proteins:
- a CDS encoding glutathione S-transferase family protein; translation: MTNLTLYIANKNYSSWSFRPWIALTAAGIDFKEVLIRFDFPAGNPGIKAISPTGQVPVLVHGDVKVWESLAIIEYAAELFPNGGIWPSAQSDRAVARAISLEMLAGFRALRNACPMNFRRPPQALAFSPETQAAVMADVSRIETIWREQLARSGGPFLFGAFSAADAMYAPVVNRFSAYQLTSDPVSLAYMDRMQAHPAWIKWRDAALAEPWIVPEDEA